A region from the Polymorphum gilvum SL003B-26A1 genome encodes:
- the repC gene encoding plasmid replication protein RepC — translation MQTHISTTPFGRRAMTLGHIASQMTAKAVSPEAAAHKWQVFQHIREARELIGATDRSLSILNALLSFHPETSLSGDAELVVWPSNEQLAARANGMPATTLRRHIAVLVDCGLIIRRDSPNGKRFARKGRGGEIEQAYGFDLSPIVARADEFRDLVEALQAEKKAFRVAKERLTLLRRDIVKMIETGIEENVPGNWGRITQTYQAIIARLPRSAPRELVECIAQELHELCVDIRDVLESFAKTKIPDANESHFGRHIQNSKPDSNFESEYGLGERKEASGSVAETDNLRSLPKRELSLGIVLDACPQIRELAQGGAIRHWRDLLATAELARPMLGISPSAWREAREAMGEQHAAITLAAIYQKASQINNAGGYLRSLTDRAKEGQFSTWPMVMALLRAKLDAQRSVDFQDGAQSDGGAEAGDRLQVSDSLLKSLQRPKSR, via the coding sequence ATGCAGACGCATATCTCGACGACGCCCTTCGGGCGGCGGGCGATGACGCTCGGCCATATCGCAAGTCAAATGACTGCAAAGGCTGTCTCACCTGAAGCTGCCGCCCACAAGTGGCAGGTCTTTCAGCATATCCGCGAAGCACGGGAACTGATCGGTGCTACGGATCGGTCACTCTCAATTCTCAACGCATTGCTGTCGTTTCACCCGGAGACATCCTTGAGCGGCGACGCAGAACTTGTCGTCTGGCCGTCCAACGAGCAGCTCGCTGCGCGCGCAAATGGCATGCCGGCGACGACCCTCAGACGGCATATTGCGGTGCTCGTGGACTGCGGCCTCATCATCCGCCGAGACAGCCCCAACGGCAAACGCTTCGCTCGCAAGGGCAGGGGAGGGGAAATCGAACAGGCCTACGGCTTCGACTTGTCACCAATCGTGGCGCGCGCAGACGAGTTTCGAGATCTGGTTGAAGCGCTACAGGCTGAGAAAAAGGCGTTTCGCGTTGCGAAGGAGCGTCTTACGTTGCTCCGGCGCGATATCGTCAAGATGATCGAAACCGGCATCGAGGAGAACGTTCCTGGGAACTGGGGCAGGATCACGCAGACCTACCAGGCGATCATTGCCAGGCTTCCACGTTCGGCTCCCCGCGAGCTTGTAGAGTGCATTGCCCAAGAACTTCACGAACTTTGCGTCGATATACGTGACGTATTGGAATCATTTGCAAAAACAAAGATTCCGGACGCCAATGAGTCCCATTTTGGCCGTCACATACAGAATTCAAAACCAGACTCTAATTTTGAATCTGAATACGGCTTAGGAGAAAGAAAAGAAGCGAGCGGCAGCGTTGCGGAAACCGACAACCTGCGGAGCTTGCCGAAACGGGAGCTATCATTGGGGATCGTGTTGGATGCCTGCCCGCAAATTCGGGAACTGGCGCAGGGAGGGGCAATCCGGCACTGGCGCGACTTACTGGCGACGGCGGAGCTCGCCCGGCCAATGCTGGGAATCAGCCCGAGCGCTTGGCGGGAAGCCCGCGAAGCCATGGGCGAGCAGCATGCGGCGATTACGCTTGCCGCGATCTACCAAAAGGCCAGCCAGATTAACAACGCCGGCGGTTATCTGCGCAGCCTGACGGATCGAGCCAAGGAGGGGCAGTTCTCGACGTGGCCGATGGTCATGGCATTGCTCCGAGCAAAGCTCGACGCGCAGAGGTCCGTTGATTTCCAGGATGGTGCTCAATCGGATGGTGGGGCTGAAGCTGGAGATCGCCTGCAGGTCTCGGATTCGCTGCTGAAGAGCCTGCAGCGGCCGAAATCGCGATGA